Proteins found in one Streptococcus iniae genomic segment:
- the gyrB gene encoding DNA topoisomerase (ATP-hydrolyzing) subunit B: MTEEIKQEQDTIQEYDASQIQVLEGLEAVRMRPGMYIGSTSKEGLHHLVWEIVDNSIDEALAGFASEIKVYIEEDDSITVVDDGRGIPVDIQEKTGRPAVETVFTVLHAGGKFGGGGYKVSGGLHGVGSSVVNALSTQLDVRVYKNGNIYYQEFKRGVVGEDLAIIGSTDLSGTTVHFTPDPEIFTETVVFDFDKLAKRIQELAFLNRGLKISIADKRKDIEQEKNFHYEGGIASYVEYLNEKKDVIIESPIYTDGEMDGIAVEVAMQYTTSYHENVMSFANNIHTHEGGTHEQGFRTALTRVINDYAKKNKILKENDDNLTGEDVREGLTAVISVKHPNPQFEGQTKTKLGNSEVVKITNRLFSDAFQRFLLENPQVARRIVDKGILASKARIAAKRAREVTRKKSGLEISNLPGKLADCSSNDASQNELFIVEGDSAGGSAKSGRNREFQAILPIRGKILNVEKATMDKILANEEIRSLFTAMGTGFGSDFDVSKARYQKLVIMTDADVDGAHIRTLLLTLIYRFMRPVLEAGYVYIAQPPIYGVKVGSEIKKYIQPGLNQEEELKAALEEYSVGRSRPTVQRYKGLGEMDDHQLWETTMDPENRLMARVTVDDAAEADKVFDMLMGDRVEPRREFIEENAVYSTLDI, translated from the coding sequence ATGACTGAAGAAATAAAACAAGAACAAGACACTATTCAAGAATATGATGCCAGCCAGATTCAGGTTTTAGAAGGACTTGAAGCTGTTCGTATGCGTCCTGGGATGTATATCGGATCCACCTCTAAAGAAGGCTTGCATCACTTGGTGTGGGAAATCGTTGATAACTCTATTGATGAAGCTTTGGCAGGATTTGCAAGTGAAATCAAAGTGTATATCGAAGAAGATGATTCCATTACCGTTGTTGATGATGGCCGTGGGATTCCTGTTGATATTCAAGAAAAAACGGGTCGACCTGCTGTTGAAACAGTCTTTACAGTTCTCCATGCTGGAGGTAAATTCGGCGGAGGCGGTTATAAGGTTTCAGGTGGTCTGCATGGGGTTGGTTCATCAGTTGTTAATGCCCTCTCAACACAGTTAGATGTCCGGGTTTATAAAAATGGAAATATCTACTATCAAGAATTTAAACGTGGTGTGGTAGGAGAAGATTTAGCCATTATTGGCAGCACTGATTTATCTGGTACAACGGTTCACTTTACACCAGATCCTGAAATTTTTACAGAAACAGTAGTCTTTGACTTTGATAAATTGGCAAAACGTATTCAGGAATTAGCCTTTCTAAATCGTGGCCTAAAAATTTCAATTGCAGATAAACGTAAAGACATTGAACAAGAAAAGAATTTTCATTATGAAGGTGGTATTGCTAGTTATGTTGAATACCTCAATGAAAAAAAAGATGTTATTATTGAAAGCCCAATCTATACAGATGGTGAAATGGATGGTATTGCAGTAGAAGTTGCAATGCAGTATACAACGAGTTATCATGAAAATGTTATGAGTTTTGCAAATAACATTCATACTCATGAAGGCGGAACTCATGAACAAGGTTTTAGAACAGCCTTAACACGTGTTATTAATGATTACGCTAAGAAAAATAAAATTCTTAAAGAAAATGATGATAACCTTACCGGTGAAGATGTTCGTGAAGGGTTAACGGCAGTTATTTCTGTAAAACATCCAAATCCTCAATTTGAGGGACAAACAAAGACTAAACTAGGAAATTCTGAAGTTGTGAAAATCACAAATAGACTCTTCAGTGATGCCTTCCAAAGATTCTTATTGGAAAACCCTCAGGTTGCTCGTCGTATTGTTGATAAAGGAATTTTAGCATCAAAAGCTAGAATTGCTGCAAAGCGTGCCCGTGAAGTAACTCGTAAAAAATCAGGACTTGAAATTTCAAATTTACCAGGGAAACTAGCAGACTGTTCATCAAATGATGCTAGCCAAAATGAACTCTTTATCGTTGAGGGAGACTCTGCCGGCGGATCTGCTAAGTCAGGTAGAAATCGTGAATTTCAAGCAATTCTTCCAATTCGAGGAAAAATCCTTAATGTTGAAAAAGCTACAATGGATAAAATTTTAGCCAATGAAGAAATCCGTAGTTTATTTACAGCAATGGGGACAGGCTTTGGTTCAGATTTTGATGTTTCAAAAGCCCGTTACCAAAAACTTGTCATAATGACCGATGCCGATGTAGATGGTGCGCATATTAGAACCTTGCTCTTAACCTTGATTTATCGTTTTATGCGTCCTGTTTTAGAAGCTGGTTATGTTTATATTGCTCAGCCACCTATTTATGGTGTTAAAGTTGGTAGTGAAATCAAAAAGTATATTCAACCTGGCTTAAATCAAGAAGAAGAATTGAAAGCTGCTTTGGAAGAATATAGTGTTGGACGTTCACGGCCAACAGTACAGCGCTATAAAGGTCTTGGTGAGATGGATGATCATCAACTTTGGGAAACAACAATGGACCCTGAAAATCGCTTGATGGCCCGTGTAACAGTTGATGATGCCGCTGAAGCGGATAAAGTTTTTGATATGTTAATGGGGGATCGTGTAGAGCCAAGACGTGAATTTATCGAAGAAAATGCTGTTTATAGTACGCTTGATATTTAG
- the ezrA gene encoding septation ring formation regulator EzrA, which yields MSSGIILLIVAVVLLVIIAYLIGVIVRKRNESVITNLEERKEKLFGLPVNDEIEEVKSLHLIGQSQTSFREWNQKWVDLTHNSFTDIENHLFEAEKLNDTFNFIRAKHEINSVESQLNLVEEDITAIREALGILKEQEEKNSARVTHALDLYESLQASISEKENQFGSTKDEIDKQMKNIETEFSQFVTLNSSGDPVEASEVLDKAEEHTIALGQITEQVPEIVEKLEKHFPDQLDDLESGYRRLLEENYHFAEKNIEARFQEIRESIGSNASELVSLDLDHAREENQLIQDKVDSLYDLFEREIKAQKLAEKDSKIIPSYLAHAKENNGKLKEELNRLSRKYILNENQALTIQAFDKEIANLEATTLELAQDFERQEKPFSELHAIFGKALKTLAGVEAGQMEVFEEIKGIEGIEAKTRKDATLFVTQLHMIKRFMEKRHLPGIPQDYLNTFFTSSTQLEALMDELSKGKINIEAISRLRDIAEASITDLEAYTYQVVQNATLTEQLLQYSNRYRSFEPGVQHSFEIAMQLFEVEFDYQASFDEISYVLETVEPGVTDRFVNSYERTRERIRF from the coding sequence ATGTCAAGCGGAATCATCTTGCTGATAGTAGCAGTCGTTCTACTAGTAATCATTGCTTATCTGATTGGCGTAATTGTACGTAAACGAAACGAATCAGTTATCACTAATTTAGAAGAAAGAAAAGAAAAGTTATTCGGCTTACCTGTCAATGATGAAATTGAAGAAGTGAAATCACTTCACTTAATTGGTCAAAGTCAAACATCTTTTAGAGAGTGGAATCAAAAATGGGTTGATTTAACCCACAATTCATTTACTGATATTGAAAATCATTTATTTGAAGCTGAAAAATTGAATGATACCTTTAATTTTATCCGTGCTAAGCATGAAATTAATAGTGTTGAAAGTCAGTTAAATCTTGTTGAAGAAGATATCACTGCTATTCGTGAAGCACTTGGTATTTTAAAGGAGCAAGAGGAAAAAAATAGTGCTCGTGTCACACATGCACTTGACTTATATGAAAGTTTGCAGGCTTCAATTTCTGAAAAAGAAAATCAATTCGGCTCTACAAAAGACGAAATTGATAAACAGATGAAGAATATTGAAACAGAGTTTTCTCAATTTGTAACGTTAAACTCTTCTGGGGACCCAGTTGAAGCTTCTGAAGTGCTTGATAAAGCAGAAGAACATACAATTGCTTTGGGTCAAATCACAGAACAAGTTCCTGAAATTGTTGAGAAACTTGAAAAACACTTCCCTGACCAACTAGATGATCTTGAAAGTGGCTATCGTCGTCTTTTAGAGGAAAATTATCATTTTGCAGAGAAAAATATTGAGGCGCGTTTCCAAGAGATTCGTGAATCAATCGGGTCAAATGCTTCAGAGTTAGTCTCTTTAGATTTAGATCATGCTAGAGAAGAAAATCAGCTTATCCAAGACAAAGTTGATAGCCTTTATGACCTTTTTGAACGTGAAATCAAAGCTCAAAAGCTAGCTGAAAAAGATAGTAAAATTATTCCTTCATACCTTGCCCATGCTAAAGAAAATAATGGCAAATTAAAAGAGGAATTGAACCGTCTTTCACGTAAATATATCTTGAATGAGAACCAAGCATTAACCATTCAAGCTTTTGATAAAGAAATTGCTAATTTGGAAGCGACAACTTTAGAATTAGCACAAGACTTTGAACGTCAAGAAAAACCATTCTCAGAATTACATGCTATTTTTGGCAAAGCGCTTAAAACTCTTGCTGGAGTTGAGGCAGGCCAAATGGAAGTTTTTGAAGAGATTAAAGGTATTGAAGGGATTGAAGCAAAAACACGTAAAGATGCGACACTCTTTGTGACACAACTTCATATGATTAAACGCTTTATGGAGAAACGCCATTTACCTGGCATTCCTCAAGATTATTTAAATACATTCTTTACAAGCAGTACACAATTGGAAGCTCTGATGGATGAACTGAGTAAAGGAAAAATTAATATTGAAGCAATTTCACGCTTAAGGGATATTGCAGAAGCTTCAATTACTGATCTTGAAGCCTATACTTATCAAGTTGTCCAAAATGCAACTTTAACAGAGCAGTTGTTGCAGTATTCAAATCGTTACCGTAGTTTTGAACCTGGTGTTCAACATTCCTTTGAAATTGCTATGCAGCTTTTTGAAGTTGAGTTTGATTATCAAGCATCTTTTGATGAAATTTCATATGTCCTAGAAACTGTTGAGCCAGGAGTTACTGACCGTTTTGTTAATTCATATGAGAGAACACGTGAACGCATTCGTTTTTAA
- a CDS encoding FtsW/RodA/SpoVE family cell cycle protein, producing the protein MVKFQKGLDSKIDYGIIFPVFCLLIIGLLSIYVATFHDFPKMIDKVMIQQLLWIGFGALFAFILMFFSRAFLWKLTPFFYLLGLALMILPLVFFSPQLVAATGAKNWVTLGSVTLFQPSEFMKISYILALAWTTVSFKGHKREQLSDDWKLLGLYFFLTLPVMVLLALQKDLGTALVFMAILAGMVLVSGVSWRIILPIVSFLILLFALFLLVFLLPQGKQFLYNQGMDTYKINRISAWLTPFDFSETIAYQQTQSMISIGSGGVFGKGFNHLDLPVPVRESDMIFTVIAENFGFIGSAILLALYLILIYRMLRVTLESNNLFYTYISTGFIMMILFHIFENIGAAIGILPLTGIPLPFISQGGSSLISNLIGVGLILSMHYQQMLDKEKESEKNLQRSYKYYY; encoded by the coding sequence ATGGTGAAATTTCAAAAAGGACTTGATAGCAAAATTGATTACGGTATTATTTTTCCAGTTTTTTGTTTGTTGATTATTGGCTTATTATCGATTTATGTTGCAACCTTCCATGATTTTCCAAAAATGATTGATAAAGTAATGATTCAACAGCTTCTTTGGATTGGATTTGGAGCCTTGTTTGCTTTTATTTTAATGTTTTTCTCAAGAGCCTTCCTCTGGAAATTGACCCCTTTTTTCTACCTGTTAGGTTTAGCTTTGATGATACTCCCCCTTGTTTTTTTTAGCCCACAGCTTGTTGCGGCTACAGGGGCTAAAAACTGGGTTACACTAGGTTCTGTAACGCTCTTTCAACCATCGGAATTTATGAAGATTTCCTACATCTTAGCACTTGCTTGGACAACGGTCTCTTTTAAGGGACACAAAAGAGAACAATTGTCTGATGATTGGAAATTGCTAGGGCTATATTTCTTCTTAACCTTACCTGTGATGGTTTTGTTAGCTTTGCAAAAAGATTTAGGGACTGCGCTTGTTTTCATGGCAATTCTTGCTGGAATGGTTCTTGTTTCAGGCGTTTCATGGCGAATTATTCTTCCCATTGTGAGTTTTTTAATTCTCTTGTTTGCCTTGTTTTTGCTAGTATTTTTATTACCACAAGGCAAACAATTTCTCTATAATCAGGGGATGGATACCTATAAAATCAATCGTATTTCAGCCTGGCTGACCCCTTTCGATTTTTCAGAAACCATCGCCTATCAACAAACACAAAGTATGATTTCTATCGGTAGTGGAGGTGTTTTTGGGAAAGGATTTAACCATCTTGACTTACCGGTTCCAGTTAGAGAAAGTGATATGATTTTTACAGTAATTGCTGAAAATTTTGGCTTTATTGGTTCTGCAATTTTATTAGCTTTGTATCTTATCTTGATTTATCGGATGTTACGAGTAACTTTGGAGTCAAATAATTTATTTTACACCTATATTTCAACTGGTTTTATCATGATGATTTTATTCCATATTTTTGAGAATATTGGTGCAGCTATTGGTATTTTACCTTTAACGGGAATTCCTTTGCCTTTTATTTCTCAGGGGGGATCATCCTTGATTTCAAACCTTATAGGTGTTGGCTTGATTTTATCCATGCATTATCAGCAGATGCTTGATAAGGAAAAAGAAAGTGAAAAAAATTTGCAAAGAAGTTATAAATATTATTACTAA
- a CDS encoding HAD-IA family hydrolase has product MNYQDYIWDLGGTLLDNYELSTQAFLKTLEEFNLSGDHDAVYQKLKESTDSAVTTFALQEPLFLASYKKNEASRLADPVWAKGCHEILHKIVSEGSRNFLISHRDNQVLLLLKQAHLSPYFTEVITASDGFKRKTSPESLLYLKEKYDICSGLVIGDREIDKEAGQAAGFDTLLVDGKKSLLETVN; this is encoded by the coding sequence ATGAATTATCAGGATTATATTTGGGATTTGGGTGGTACCTTGCTTGACAATTACGAGCTTTCCACTCAAGCCTTTCTCAAGACCTTAGAGGAATTTAATCTTTCTGGAGACCATGATGCAGTCTACCAAAAATTAAAGGAATCAACAGATAGTGCAGTGACAACTTTTGCTTTACAAGAACCGCTTTTTTTGGCCTCGTATAAGAAAAATGAAGCTTCAAGATTGGCTGACCCTGTATGGGCTAAGGGCTGTCACGAAATATTGCATAAAATTGTATCTGAGGGGTCTCGGAATTTTTTGATTTCGCATCGCGATAATCAGGTTCTCTTACTTCTGAAACAAGCTCACCTAAGCCCATATTTTACAGAAGTGATTACTGCATCTGATGGCTTTAAGAGAAAAACTAGTCCTGAGAGTTTACTCTATTTAAAAGAAAAATATGATATTTGTAGTGGCTTAGTTATCGGTGACAGGGAAATCGATAAAGAAGCAGGGCAAGCAGCAGGTTTTGACACCTTGCTTGTCGATGGAAAAAAATCCCTATTGGAGACTGTGAATTAA